The Thermogemmata fonticola genome has a window encoding:
- a CDS encoding PQQ-dependent sugar dehydrogenase: protein MTATESPRSVCSPGIGPRGWRWVILVIAGVVAMGLSVPALPTGPRNPHPTVFGQSLAWGSHQVEQESSGTESPKESTIVPRKGPGWTTSRIKGSPDPPPPYRPVRIGRQLQFRKPLLIARTPLAEKRLYVGEEGGAIYAVTWPAEGNGEPRKDLVLDLRSAWAKGQLRPDERAAGIGLLYGLAFHPHFARNRLCFVCYTLVPKKPEGERFPDGTRVSRFRMLDTDPPRIDPSSEEVILTFVGGGHNGGDLHFGPDGMLYISTGDAAGPNPPDPLNTGQDCSDLLSSILRIDVDRRQEGRPYAIPPDNPFVGQAGIRGEIWAYGFRNPWRMSFDRQTGELWVGDVGWELWEMVHKVEKGGNYGWSIVEGRQPIKPDQKVGPTPIRPPLIELPHTIAASVTGGYVYRGQKFPELEGAYIFGDWETRRIWAARIADGRVRDMPELVKPSVRVVAFGEDAAGELYFLDYDTGYLYTLERNTAPAANEQFPTTLSATGLFENVREYRLAPGVFSFAPNARQWLDGAEAEWHIALPGLTFVTQFEQPRPLPGQVYWHNFHLQFPPDAVLVKTLSIRTDQGRKRIETQILHHDGEDWRGYSYWWRDDQSDADLVPAEGLERIFAVSDAQVLGGRRHWLWQVPSRAQCLACHNVWAEFTLAFNLAQLNGPGCTKANASGNQLLAFQRLGLIRRVDAQNRPLPPLEEQAASRLPALVNPYDARQSLERRARSYLHVNCAHCHRFGGGGGQVVLELELSKPLSQTGIYNERPRQGDFGLANARLLAPGEPGRSVLLYRVAKFGRGRMPHWGSEWPDRAAIELLSDWICSLGQHPPLTPDRDWNDLDRKLRHFPAVLRLLRGPHTPEEWQRLLTSAQRLEPGPMRDLFEGYFPPDPQGRKLGPNPKPQAILTLPGDPQRGQVLFRSSELKCLNCHKHSGQGNDLGPELTHIGRQRTRTELLTSLLEPSREIDPRYAVYLVRTEDERQLTGLLVQRSSQVLVLRDADNKEHRFRSQEVVSVTPSRLSLMPDGLLANLTPQQAADLLEFLVQSR, encoded by the coding sequence ATGACAGCGACGGAAAGCCCCAGAAGTGTGTGTTCCCCCGGAATAGGTCCAAGGGGTTGGCGATGGGTCATCCTCGTGATAGCTGGGGTTGTGGCGATGGGCCTGAGCGTTCCTGCCCTCCCCACCGGACCGAGGAACCCTCACCCTACCGTATTCGGTCAGTCATTGGCTTGGGGATCGCACCAGGTTGAGCAGGAATCGTCCGGAACAGAATCTCCCAAGGAATCGACGATTGTCCCCCGCAAAGGTCCTGGATGGACCACTTCCCGGATCAAAGGCTCGCCGGACCCGCCGCCGCCGTATCGTCCCGTTCGCATCGGCCGCCAGTTGCAGTTTCGTAAGCCCCTGCTGATTGCTCGGACACCGCTGGCCGAGAAACGCCTGTATGTTGGCGAGGAAGGGGGAGCCATCTATGCTGTAACCTGGCCAGCAGAAGGCAACGGAGAACCGCGCAAAGACCTGGTGCTGGACCTGCGGTCGGCTTGGGCCAAGGGACAATTACGGCCGGACGAGCGTGCCGCCGGTATCGGCCTGCTCTACGGTCTGGCGTTTCATCCGCACTTCGCTCGCAACCGCCTCTGTTTCGTCTGCTACACCCTGGTGCCGAAGAAACCTGAAGGGGAACGCTTCCCCGATGGCACCCGTGTCAGCCGTTTCCGCATGCTGGATACTGATCCGCCCCGCATCGATCCGTCCAGCGAGGAAGTTATTTTGACCTTTGTCGGCGGCGGTCACAATGGCGGGGATTTGCATTTTGGTCCCGATGGCATGCTTTACATCTCCACGGGTGATGCTGCCGGTCCGAATCCCCCTGACCCGCTCAACACGGGCCAAGACTGTTCCGATCTCCTCTCGTCGATTCTGCGCATCGATGTGGATCGCCGCCAAGAAGGACGCCCTTATGCCATTCCCCCGGACAACCCCTTTGTAGGTCAAGCCGGTATCCGCGGCGAGATTTGGGCCTACGGTTTCCGCAATCCCTGGCGGATGAGCTTCGATCGCCAAACGGGGGAGCTGTGGGTCGGGGATGTGGGCTGGGAATTGTGGGAGATGGTCCACAAAGTGGAGAAAGGGGGGAACTACGGCTGGAGCATCGTCGAGGGCCGGCAGCCGATCAAACCGGATCAGAAAGTCGGTCCGACTCCTATTCGCCCGCCGCTCATTGAGCTGCCCCATACGATCGCAGCGAGTGTGACGGGAGGCTATGTCTATCGCGGCCAGAAGTTTCCGGAGTTGGAAGGGGCTTATATTTTCGGCGATTGGGAGACGCGGCGTATTTGGGCCGCTCGCATAGCGGACGGCCGGGTCCGTGACATGCCGGAGTTGGTCAAGCCCTCCGTGCGGGTGGTGGCCTTTGGCGAGGATGCCGCCGGGGAGTTGTATTTTCTCGACTACGACACCGGTTACTTATACACCCTGGAACGCAATACTGCTCCGGCCGCCAACGAGCAGTTTCCTACCACTCTAAGTGCTACGGGGCTATTCGAGAATGTGCGGGAATATCGCCTCGCCCCTGGTGTCTTTTCCTTTGCTCCCAATGCCCGGCAATGGCTCGATGGAGCGGAAGCCGAATGGCATATCGCCTTACCCGGCCTGACCTTCGTCACGCAATTCGAGCAGCCGCGGCCTCTCCCCGGCCAGGTCTATTGGCATAATTTCCACTTGCAGTTTCCCCCCGATGCCGTACTGGTCAAAACCCTCTCGATCCGAACTGACCAAGGACGTAAGCGGATCGAGACGCAAATCCTCCATCACGATGGGGAAGACTGGCGCGGTTACAGCTACTGGTGGCGCGATGACCAGAGTGATGCGGACTTGGTCCCCGCGGAGGGACTGGAACGGATATTCGCTGTTTCGGATGCCCAAGTGCTGGGCGGCCGGCGCCACTGGCTTTGGCAAGTACCGAGCCGTGCCCAATGCCTGGCCTGCCATAATGTCTGGGCGGAGTTCACTCTGGCGTTCAACCTGGCTCAGCTCAACGGACCGGGCTGCACAAAGGCGAACGCTTCAGGGAACCAACTGCTGGCCTTCCAGCGGCTGGGTTTGATCCGACGGGTCGATGCCCAAAATCGCCCCTTGCCGCCCCTTGAGGAGCAGGCCGCCAGTCGGCTGCCCGCATTGGTCAATCCTTACGACGCCCGACAGTCCCTGGAGCGGCGGGCCCGCAGCTATCTGCACGTCAATTGTGCGCACTGCCATCGCTTTGGCGGCGGGGGCGGCCAGGTGGTCCTGGAACTGGAGCTGTCCAAGCCGCTGTCCCAAACGGGGATTTACAACGAACGTCCGCGGCAAGGAGATTTTGGACTCGCCAATGCCCGCTTGCTGGCGCCCGGCGAACCAGGCCGCAGCGTGCTACTTTATCGGGTAGCCAAGTTCGGCCGGGGCCGCATGCCGCACTGGGGTTCGGAATGGCCCGATCGTGCTGCCATAGAATTGCTCAGCGACTGGATTTGCAGCCTTGGCCAGCATCCCCCCTTGACTCCCGACCGCGACTGGAACGACTTGGACCGCAAACTCCGCCACTTCCCCGCTGTCCTGCGACTGCTCCGAGGGCCGCATACCCCAGAGGAATGGCAACGGCTCCTCACCTCTGCCCAACGCTTGGAACCCGGACCAATGCGCGATCTGTTCGAGGGATACTTTCCCCCCGACCCGCAAGGCCGCAAGCTAGGGCCAAACCCCAAACCCCAGGCTATCCTGACGCTTCCAGGCGATCCCCAAAGGGGACAAGTGCTCTTCCGCAGCAGCGAACTGAAATGCCTCAATTGTCACAAACACAGCGGCCAAGGGAATGATTTGGGGCCGGAATTGACCCACATCGGCCGCCAGCGCACCCGTACCGAACTACTCACAAGCCTGCTGGAACCCTCGCGGGAGATCGACCCCCGTTATGCGGTATACCTGGTGCGTACCGAAGACGAGCGGCAACTGACTGGTTTGCTCGTGCAACGGAGCTCGCAAGTCCTCGTCCTGCGCGATGCGGACAACAAGGAACATCGCTTCCGGAGCCAGGAGGTGGTCTCTGTCACGCCGTCGCGTCTTTCCCTGATGCCTGACGGTCTGCTGGCCAACCTCACTCCGCAGCAGGCTGCCGATCTGCTCGAATTCCTTGTCCAATCCCGCTAA
- a CDS encoding alpha/beta hydrolase family protein: protein MWYHRYWLVGCVWFGVWCSVTISGERREEVQEALRQLTADVYPEKSAEGQALRQGWPRRLAEQLQQANRRSSEEWQRLQSREEWEAFRLQKLQRLRQGLNIPEAPPKPRRTVVTGTIAGEGYRIEKLVYESRPGLWVSANLYLPQQRRGRPAGLILVHSHHTPKWHGELQDMGIVWAKAGAAVLVPDLLGHGERRIHPFVDEKSFPGPFRPGRQDYYFRYNLALQLYLLGETLMGWMVHDLRCGVSVLLDHAGVDEKRIGILGSVAGGGDVAAVTAAVDERIKAAVIFNFGGPEPEDPYPLPEDAEASFPYAGSGSWESTRNLIRSAGDGFLPWVIVGSIAPRGLCYAHEFSWDRQRDPVWKRLQRIWNWYGAEKQLRSAQGKGRLTGKPPESTHCTHIGAVHRQAGVYQALEAWFGLKPPEAENTQRYSAAELTCWTPQARQTLQPQPWEEWLPRYAALQEPRQPSDKPLPNAEVLWQRWCQQHKQPVSAVPTSQVVRQQPWPGGVAHWVLLRNLDGMPIPVLFLSPPQADWQGHVVLVVCSQGKASFLKEKAAGVARLLQRGIAVCLVDVRDTGETATSRTPGRTSASTSHAATALMLGMAVEEFRLFDLLAVYHWLRRAVGADLRLNRKVERLALWGENLAPCQPADMLVAVPWDAPQLPPFADPSGPRLALMLSGVCSDVEAVYAPGDLATYRSVLESPFVYLPLAAIRPGLLRRESEGTDRDTPALALLSRARALRLEALVNSRNQAHSQKELDSLLSPLAKQRPASKPDFPARFVVQSDRSSAEVIADWLVRCLTP, encoded by the coding sequence ATGTGGTATCACCGCTACTGGCTGGTCGGCTGCGTCTGGTTTGGGGTATGGTGCAGCGTCACCATCTCTGGAGAGCGACGAGAAGAAGTCCAAGAGGCGTTACGGCAGCTCACGGCTGACGTTTACCCGGAAAAGTCCGCTGAGGGGCAAGCATTGCGGCAGGGGTGGCCACGCCGGCTAGCCGAGCAATTACAGCAAGCCAATCGTCGCAGTTCCGAAGAATGGCAGCGCCTCCAAAGCCGGGAGGAATGGGAAGCCTTTCGCCTCCAAAAACTGCAACGTCTGCGGCAAGGGCTAAACATTCCCGAAGCGCCGCCTAAGCCGCGCCGCACTGTGGTAACCGGAACGATCGCTGGCGAGGGTTATCGCATCGAAAAGTTGGTATACGAGAGTCGGCCGGGGCTTTGGGTCAGTGCCAACCTTTATCTGCCGCAGCAGCGTCGAGGCCGGCCTGCTGGTTTGATTTTGGTTCACAGCCACCATACGCCGAAATGGCACGGCGAATTGCAAGACATGGGGATTGTGTGGGCCAAGGCAGGAGCGGCGGTGCTGGTGCCGGATTTGCTCGGTCACGGCGAACGGCGTATTCATCCGTTCGTGGACGAAAAGAGTTTCCCCGGCCCATTTCGACCCGGCCGCCAGGACTATTATTTCCGCTACAATCTGGCACTGCAGTTGTACCTACTGGGCGAAACGCTCATGGGTTGGATGGTGCATGATTTGCGTTGCGGCGTGAGCGTGCTTTTGGACCATGCGGGAGTGGATGAGAAGCGGATTGGGATACTCGGCAGCGTGGCCGGTGGGGGTGATGTAGCCGCCGTAACTGCCGCCGTGGATGAGCGGATCAAGGCAGCGGTCATCTTCAACTTCGGCGGGCCAGAACCGGAAGACCCGTATCCGTTGCCGGAAGATGCGGAGGCGAGTTTCCCTTATGCGGGCAGCGGCTCATGGGAATCCACGCGGAACCTAATCCGCTCGGCCGGGGATGGATTTTTGCCCTGGGTGATTGTCGGTTCGATAGCGCCACGGGGATTATGTTATGCCCACGAGTTTAGCTGGGATCGCCAGCGTGACCCGGTCTGGAAACGACTGCAACGCATCTGGAATTGGTACGGTGCGGAAAAACAGTTGCGTTCCGCACAGGGCAAGGGGCGGCTCACTGGCAAACCTCCGGAAAGTACCCACTGCACCCATATTGGCGCTGTGCATCGGCAAGCAGGAGTCTATCAAGCATTGGAGGCCTGGTTTGGTTTGAAACCTCCTGAAGCTGAAAATACGCAGCGCTACTCAGCGGCCGAGCTGACCTGCTGGACGCCTCAAGCTCGGCAGACCTTGCAACCGCAACCGTGGGAAGAGTGGCTTCCACGCTATGCCGCACTTCAAGAGCCGCGACAGCCCTCCGATAAGCCCCTCCCGAACGCTGAAGTGCTCTGGCAAAGATGGTGCCAGCAACACAAGCAGCCAGTCTCGGCGGTGCCAACGAGCCAGGTCGTTCGCCAACAGCCATGGCCGGGCGGCGTTGCCCACTGGGTCTTGCTGCGCAATCTTGACGGCATGCCGATCCCCGTCTTGTTCCTGTCTCCACCGCAGGCTGACTGGCAGGGTCATGTCGTGCTGGTGGTCTGTTCACAAGGGAAGGCTTCTTTCCTGAAAGAGAAAGCTGCCGGGGTCGCTCGCTTGTTGCAGCGCGGAATCGCCGTCTGCCTGGTGGATGTTCGCGACACTGGCGAAACGGCCACCAGCCGAACACCGGGACGAACTTCCGCCAGCACCAGCCATGCGGCTACAGCCCTTATGCTCGGAATGGCCGTGGAGGAGTTTCGCTTATTCGACTTGCTCGCGGTTTACCATTGGCTACGTCGAGCGGTGGGCGCAGACTTGAGGCTCAACCGCAAGGTCGAACGCTTGGCTCTTTGGGGCGAGAACCTGGCGCCATGCCAGCCTGCCGACATGTTGGTCGCCGTTCCTTGGGATGCGCCGCAACTGCCCCCCTTCGCAGACCCCAGTGGTCCGCGGCTAGCGCTGATGCTCAGCGGCGTTTGCTCGGATGTCGAAGCGGTGTACGCTCCAGGAGACCTGGCCACCTATCGTTCCGTCTTGGAATCACCCTTTGTTTATCTGCCGCTCGCCGCTATCCGTCCGGGTCTTTTGAGAAGGGAATCTGAAGGAACCGACCGAGACACCCCAGCTTTGGCGCTGCTCAGTCGAGCGCGAGCCTTGCGTCTCGAAGCCTTGGTCAACAGCCGAAACCAGGCACACAGTCAAAAGGAGTTGGACAGCCTCTTGTCTCCGCTAGCAAAACAGCGCCCGGCATCGAAGCCCGATTTCCCTGCCCGGTTTGTAGTGCAGTCCGACCGTAGTTCAGCGGAAGTGATCGCGGATTGGTTGGTACGGTGCCTGACTCCGTAG
- a CDS encoding DUF4058 family protein: MPSPFPGMDPYLEDPKLWPEFQHQLVAALFQMLLPNLSDRYRARIACRQYTAEIPLFTSVIRENHQEEYLEIRQRSSQRLITLVEVVSPANRTTAEGRQIYLKQRQQAIAEGAATVEICLVLQGKPTLSYPRDGLPDFDYAVSVTRSGSPERYEIYTTTLQKRLPKFKLPLAPDDRDTLLDLQTAFSRAYDQTFRNAIDYSRPPHPDVPLSDEKRRWINDWLRQQNVR; this comes from the coding sequence ATGCCTAGCCCGTTTCCCGGCATGGATCCCTACCTGGAAGACCCCAAACTTTGGCCAGAGTTCCAACACCAACTTGTGGCAGCTCTCTTTCAGATGCTTCTGCCCAATTTGTCCGACCGCTACCGAGCACGAATTGCCTGCCGGCAATACACGGCGGAGATTCCCCTGTTCACTTCCGTAATCCGCGAGAACCATCAGGAGGAATACCTGGAGATCCGCCAGCGAAGCAGTCAGCGGCTGATCACCCTGGTGGAGGTCGTCAGTCCTGCCAATCGCACCACCGCCGAGGGACGCCAAATCTACTTGAAACAGCGGCAGCAAGCGATCGCGGAAGGGGCAGCCACGGTGGAAATCTGCCTGGTACTGCAAGGCAAACCCACCCTCAGTTATCCCCGCGACGGCTTGCCGGACTTCGATTATGCCGTCTCGGTCACGCGCTCCGGCAGCCCCGAACGCTACGAAATCTACACCACCACGTTGCAAAAACGCCTCCCCAAATTCAAACTCCCCTTAGCTCCGGATGACCGCGATACCTTGCTCGATTTGCAAACCGCTTTCAGCCGCGCCTATGATCAGACCTTCCGGAATGCGATCGATTACTCCCGCCCTCCTCACCCGGATGTGCCTTTGAGCGATGAAAAACGCCGCTGGATCAACGATTGGTTGCGACAGCAGAATGTGCGCTAA
- a CDS encoding serine/threonine protein kinase — translation MTQDMSQLTTLGDYEILTKIAEGGMGAVYKARHSRTGAIVAIKVIAKDTARNPVLLQRFKQEFDAARLIDHPNVVKALEYHAQPHPYIVMEYVDGESVGQRLQRRGAFEEQEAIRLIAQVCEGLQRAHKQGLVHRDVKPDNILITREGQAKLTDLGLVKDIEADLNLTRTGRGLGTPHYMAPEQFRNAKNVDVRSDIYSLGATLYAMVTGVVPFENTNPLDCWMRKIRNEFPSPRELNPKLSERVDWAIRRAMSAEPERRPASCREFLEDLTGQSRAASTSRAGLSGKLASSAGTDMWYMVYKDEQGTTHTVKGTTDGIRRALQDRLLGDPAKIFVSRQKSGPFTPLVNVTEFRDLVVNPAPLEDARRSGVIGRSSSGSGVLPPPALRADSDPEAVNLGGTPSPSLARSSTFRGSPSGKLVSPSGRLPQVASGGPTSGRLRPEPLVDPHAETIAVTPATATPPEESRLPVPAKSAAKKTLRPNHPSPPHRQGQTTQWQTTLGMALLLLTVALLAAFIGYFIFTR, via the coding sequence ATGACTCAGGATATGTCCCAGCTCACCACGCTGGGGGATTATGAAATCCTCACCAAGATTGCTGAAGGCGGCATGGGAGCCGTGTACAAAGCACGTCATAGTCGCACAGGCGCCATTGTCGCCATCAAGGTGATTGCCAAGGATACGGCTCGCAATCCCGTTCTGCTCCAGCGTTTCAAACAGGAATTCGACGCCGCTCGCCTGATCGACCACCCCAACGTGGTCAAAGCGCTGGAATATCACGCCCAACCGCACCCCTATATCGTGATGGAATATGTGGATGGCGAGTCGGTAGGGCAGCGCCTGCAACGCCGCGGCGCCTTCGAGGAACAGGAAGCTATCCGCCTCATTGCCCAAGTATGCGAGGGACTGCAACGAGCCCACAAACAAGGATTGGTCCATCGGGACGTCAAACCGGACAACATTCTGATCACCCGCGAAGGACAGGCGAAGCTAACCGACTTGGGTCTGGTCAAGGATATAGAAGCTGACCTGAATCTGACGCGCACGGGGCGTGGCTTGGGCACTCCGCACTACATGGCGCCGGAGCAGTTCCGCAATGCGAAAAACGTGGACGTTCGCAGCGACATCTACTCGCTCGGAGCCACGCTTTACGCCATGGTCACCGGTGTCGTCCCCTTCGAGAACACCAACCCGCTGGACTGCTGGATGCGGAAAATCCGCAATGAGTTCCCCAGCCCCCGCGAATTGAATCCCAAGCTCTCCGAACGGGTGGACTGGGCGATCCGCCGGGCCATGAGTGCCGAACCGGAGCGCCGCCCCGCGAGTTGCCGGGAGTTCCTCGAAGACCTGACCGGCCAGAGCCGGGCCGCTTCCACCAGTCGGGCGGGCTTGTCTGGAAAACTCGCATCCAGTGCCGGTACTGACATGTGGTACATGGTGTACAAGGACGAGCAGGGAACCACGCACACGGTCAAAGGGACCACTGATGGCATTCGCCGGGCCTTGCAGGATCGCTTGCTGGGCGACCCCGCGAAGATTTTCGTCAGCCGCCAGAAGAGCGGGCCATTTACTCCTCTGGTCAACGTGACAGAGTTCCGGGATCTGGTGGTCAATCCGGCCCCCCTGGAGGATGCCCGGCGTTCGGGAGTCATTGGCCGCAGCAGTAGCGGTTCCGGCGTCCTTCCTCCCCCGGCTCTGCGCGCAGACTCTGATCCTGAAGCGGTCAACCTGGGCGGAACGCCTTCGCCGAGTCTGGCTCGCTCCAGCACCTTCCGCGGGTCGCCTTCCGGCAAACTCGTTTCCCCCTCCGGAAGACTGCCTCAAGTAGCCAGCGGCGGGCCAACCAGCGGACGCTTGCGTCCGGAACCTCTGGTCGACCCCCATGCCGAAACGATCGCGGTGACTCCCGCCACCGCCACACCGCCTGAAGAATCCCGCCTACCCGTACCAGCAAAGTCCGCCGCGAAAAAAACCTTACGTCCCAATCACCCCTCGCCCCCGCACCGCCAGGGGCAAACAACACAGTGGCAAACAACGCTCGGAATGGCTTTGCTGCTGCTGACTGTGGCCCTCCTCGCCGCTTTCATCGGCTACTTCATCTTCACCCGCTGA
- a CDS encoding alkaline phosphatase D family protein encodes MFCHAWPMGKRWLVVLGILAGWVLPLGAAAPESPSISRIAFGSCSDQDKPVPIFETIAAARPELMLFLGDTMYADLDRKVEVTPQVIRDKYAQLARVPAFQKLKAACPRMLGTWDDHDYGINDAGADWKHKAEAQQALLDFYGVPAADPRRQRQGVYHAQVFGPPGQRLQVILLDTRYHRSPLKKGVFDPRLRLVPYLPNTDPDATMLGSEQWRWLEEQLKQPAELRLLVSSIQVLADEHPFEKWANFPRERERLYELLRRTGAEGVLILSGDRHHGEISLDTQVLHYPLYDITASGFNQASKSWRAPERNSKRVAAVPYGDHFGWIAVDWKQPDPQILVQLRDVEGDALAGVKLRLSLLRRKGSGTSSPSLPAGVLSPEQASRRIGERVTVQFVVRSVGGKTNLYLNSTTDFRALDNFAVVLTPSAQMGPWSKASAETFLNKTIRATGTVRLNRNSPQLEVTEARDLQLLEPAKQ; translated from the coding sequence ATGTTTTGTCACGCTTGGCCGATGGGGAAGAGATGGCTTGTGGTGTTGGGGATTTTGGCGGGTTGGGTGCTTCCCTTGGGAGCAGCGGCCCCAGAGTCGCCGTCGATCAGCCGCATCGCCTTCGGGTCCTGTTCGGATCAGGACAAGCCTGTGCCCATTTTCGAGACCATCGCGGCAGCCCGGCCGGAATTGATGCTGTTTCTCGGCGACACGATGTATGCCGACCTGGACCGCAAGGTCGAGGTGACTCCCCAGGTGATTCGGGATAAGTACGCTCAGCTCGCGCGTGTGCCGGCGTTTCAGAAACTCAAGGCGGCTTGTCCTCGGATGCTGGGAACCTGGGATGATCACGACTATGGGATCAACGATGCCGGGGCGGACTGGAAGCATAAAGCCGAGGCCCAACAGGCCCTGCTGGATTTTTATGGAGTGCCCGCGGCTGACCCGCGGCGGCAGCGCCAGGGAGTCTATCACGCTCAGGTGTTTGGACCTCCGGGACAGCGCCTCCAAGTCATTTTGCTCGATACGCGCTATCATCGCAGTCCTCTGAAGAAAGGGGTGTTTGATCCCCGGCTGCGTCTGGTTCCCTATCTGCCCAATACCGACCCCGACGCGACCATGCTGGGGAGCGAACAGTGGCGTTGGCTGGAAGAGCAATTGAAACAACCGGCGGAACTGCGGCTGCTAGTATCGAGTATTCAAGTGCTGGCCGACGAGCATCCCTTTGAGAAGTGGGCCAATTTCCCGCGGGAACGCGAGCGGTTGTACGAACTATTGCGACGGACGGGAGCCGAAGGCGTTTTGATCCTCAGCGGCGACCGGCATCATGGAGAAATTAGTCTGGATACTCAGGTTCTGCACTATCCGCTCTACGACATCACGGCGAGCGGTTTCAATCAAGCGTCGAAGAGCTGGCGGGCGCCGGAGCGCAACAGCAAACGAGTGGCGGCGGTGCCGTATGGGGATCATTTCGGTTGGATCGCGGTGGATTGGAAACAGCCTGACCCGCAGATATTGGTGCAGTTGCGTGACGTAGAGGGGGATGCCCTTGCGGGTGTGAAACTGCGCCTGAGTTTGCTTCGTCGCAAAGGGTCGGGAACGTCTTCGCCGTCGTTACCTGCCGGTGTACTGTCACCGGAGCAAGCCAGCCGCCGCATCGGGGAGCGGGTCACTGTGCAATTCGTGGTCCGTTCTGTCGGCGGTAAGACCAATCTCTATCTCAACTCAACGACTGATTTCCGCGCTCTCGACAACTTCGCGGTGGTTCTAACACCCTCCGCCCAGATGGGTCCCTGGTCCAAAGCGTCTGCGGAGACATTCCTGAATAAGACAATCCGGGCGACCGGGACGGTGCGGTTGAACCGGAACAGTCCCCAGCTCGAGGTGACCGAAGCGCGGGACTTGCAACTTCTGGAGCCTGCGAAGCAGTGA
- a CDS encoding GspE/PulE family protein produces MAKSRGDFADVLLRKKVISPEQLAEAENTATAQGLKLQDALIKLNYATANEVMEAIAEHHGLQFVDLTQTEIPKAVIELVPESIARENVVIPLALEGNSLKIVTADPTNYDTIQKLQFILNKDIVPVLAVPEQITEAINRCYGQTETESVDSMLVEFTDTAIEFTQTESVSSLAAAEDSDAPVVRLCNLLIQEAINLRASDIHIEPFADRVRIRYRIDGVLVERDAAPRRLLAPLLSRLKIMGNIDISEKRRPQDGRIKMTVNGRHFDLRVSILPTVHGQSAVMRILDRGNIQINIRELGFSEEDYIKFQQIIKRPNGIFLVTGPTGSGKTTTLYAALNELNRPDRKIITAEDPVEYYLPGVNQVEVKHSIGLDFARIIRAMLRQAPNIILVGEIRDKETAEIAVQASLTGHLVFSTLHTNDAPSAITRLVDIGVPAFLIASSLIAVMAQRLVRVNCVKCKEPYTPTSSELRAAAITQDMIQRANFMKGRGCNHCRQTGFRGRTGIFELMKMTSLLRELTFAQAPTQEIRRKARAGGMKTLLDDGVQKVLKGITTLDEVLSICHAEVLQLVESR; encoded by the coding sequence ATGGCCAAATCGCGCGGTGATTTCGCCGATGTTTTGCTTCGCAAGAAGGTCATCAGCCCCGAACAACTCGCTGAGGCGGAAAACACTGCCACAGCTCAAGGCCTCAAACTCCAGGATGCGCTGATCAAATTGAATTACGCCACGGCCAACGAGGTGATGGAGGCCATCGCCGAACACCACGGCCTGCAATTCGTGGACCTGACCCAAACGGAGATTCCCAAGGCGGTGATCGAATTGGTCCCAGAATCCATCGCCCGCGAAAACGTCGTGATTCCCTTAGCACTTGAGGGGAATAGCTTGAAAATCGTCACCGCGGACCCGACCAACTACGACACGATCCAGAAGCTGCAATTCATCCTGAATAAGGACATTGTCCCCGTCTTGGCAGTCCCCGAGCAGATCACCGAGGCCATCAACCGCTGTTACGGGCAAACCGAGACGGAATCAGTGGACTCGATGCTGGTGGAATTCACGGACACGGCAATCGAGTTCACCCAAACCGAATCGGTCAGCAGTTTGGCAGCCGCTGAAGATTCCGACGCCCCCGTGGTCCGCCTTTGCAATCTCCTGATCCAGGAAGCCATCAATCTGCGGGCTTCGGACATTCACATCGAACCGTTTGCCGACCGCGTCCGCATCCGCTACCGCATCGATGGGGTGCTGGTGGAACGGGATGCGGCACCACGCCGGTTGCTGGCCCCGCTTCTGTCCCGCCTCAAAATCATGGGCAACATCGACATTTCCGAAAAGCGGCGTCCCCAGGACGGACGGATCAAAATGACCGTCAACGGTCGACATTTCGACTTGCGGGTCAGTATCCTCCCCACCGTCCACGGTCAATCGGCGGTGATGCGTATCTTGGACCGCGGAAACATCCAAATCAATATCCGCGAACTCGGCTTTAGCGAGGAGGACTACATCAAATTCCAGCAGATTATTAAGAGGCCGAATGGTATTTTCCTGGTAACAGGGCCGACCGGTTCAGGGAAAACCACAACTCTATACGCTGCTCTTAACGAATTGAACCGTCCCGATCGCAAAATCATCACTGCGGAAGATCCAGTTGAATACTACCTTCCCGGTGTTAATCAGGTGGAGGTAAAACACAGCATTGGGCTAGACTTCGCTCGGATTATCCGGGCGATGCTGCGCCAAGCACCGAACATTATCCTCGTGGGCGAAATCCGTGACAAAGAAACGGCAGAAATCGCTGTGCAGGCATCCTTGACTGGACACTTGGTTTTTTCGACACTCCACACGAACGATGCGCCCTCTGCCATTACGCGATTGGTGGACATCGGTGTGCCGGCCTTCCTAATCGCCAGCTCCCTGATCGCCGTGATGGCCCAGCGCTTAGTTCGGGTCAACTGCGTCAAATGCAAGGAACCCTATACCCCCACCTCCTCCGAATTGCGGGCAGCGGCCATTACGCAGGACATGATCCAAAGGGCCAACTTTATGAAAGGTCGGGGATGCAATCACTGCCGGCAAACAGGATTCCGAGGCCGAACCGGTATTTTTGAACTCATGAAGATGACTTCCCTGTTGCGCGAACTGACCTTTGCTCAGGCCCCCACTCAGGAAATCCGCCGCAAAGCTCGCGCCGGCGGAATGAAGACCCTGCTCGACGACGGGGTGCAAAAGGTCCTCAAGGGAATCACCACTTTGGATGAAGTCCTCAGCATTTGCCATGCAGAGGTACTCCAGTTGGTGGAATCCCGC